The DNA window GCGCTATTCCGCGCGGTTTGGGTGAACTTGCGCGAGGGCAGGTACGCTCAGGGGGGCAGCACCATCACCATGCAGCTAGCACGGAACGCCTTCCTGACGCAAAAGAAGACTTTCCACCGCAAGATACAGGAAGCACTTCTTGCTCTCCAGATTGAACAACACCTGACCAAAGAGCAGATTATGGAGACCTACCTCAATGAGGTCTACTTCGGTAGCGGAGCATATGGTGCTAAAACAGCTGCCCGTGTGTACTTCAATAAACCTCTTCACAAGCTGACCCTTGCCGAGTGTGCCCTGCTGGCGGGAGTAATACGTCGCCCATCCGCTTACTCACCCCACGAGAACCCCGAGCTGGCGTTGCGCCGACGGGATAGGGTGCTGGAAAGGATGCGTATGCTGGGGTTCATCAACGAGCAGGAATATCAGGAAGCGAAGCGCGAGCCGATTCGCGTGGTGCCACTGCGACGGCAGGGAATCAGCTTTAAAGCGCCTTACTTCGTGTTCCATGTGTTAAAGCAGTTAATGGAGGATTACGGTGAAGACCAGATTTACAGGGAGGGATTGACCGTAGAGACCACCCTGAACTGGCAAATGCAGCAGGCAGCAGAGCAAGCGTTACGCGAAGGACTGGCGAAGTACGGTAGGGGGAGCGCTACACAGGGCGCGATAATCGCCATCGACCCGCAAACCGGCTTCATTCGCGCGATGGTGGGCGGAGTGGACTTTAGCAGGTCACAGTACAACGCCACCACACAGGGCAGAAGACAGCCGGGTTCGGCTTTCAAACCCATTGTCTACTGCGCGGCAATCGACAGGGGCTTACTGACTCCTGATTCGCGCATTGTGGACGCGCCTGTCAGCTATCCTTCCTATCCAAAGCCTTACCGTCCCAAGAACGCAGATGGTCGCTACCGCGGCTCGGTAACGGTGCGGCAGGCTATCGCTTACTCTATCAACATTCCGGCAGTGAAGACCATTGCGATGGTGGGACCACAGACAGTGATTGATTACGCACGCAAGCTGGGCATTCAGTCACCACTGGAGCCAAACCTTTCCCTCGCGCTGGGGTCGTCGGCGGTGCGTCCCATCGAGATGGCGGTAGCATACGGCGTGTTTGCATCGGGGGGCAATCGCTGCGAGCCCGTTGCCGTCGTGCGCGTGCGAGATCGCGAAGGCGACATCATTCAGGAAAATGCCCCGGAGATAACGTATGGGGTTATCCCTGAATCCACCGCGAAGACGATGGACGACCTGCTGAAGGCACCGGTACGCACGCCCGGCGGAACCGCCTATCGCGTATTGCATGATTTCCCCGAAGCACGGGGCAAGACGGGCACTACCGATGAAGGACGTGACGCATGGTTCGTTGGCTACACGCCCGAGCTGGTCACCGCCGTGTGGGTGGCGCGTGAGGTGGAGGACCCCGTCAAGAAGCAGAAGGCGTATTTGCCAATGCCTCGCGTTTTCGGCGGTACGGTGTGCGCCCCTATCTGGAAGGAGTTCATGAGCAGGGCGGTGCCCCTGCAGAAAGAGTGGCTTCGCAAGCTCGAGCCGGGCGACGTGCCGCAAAAGCCTCAGCAACCGGAGAGCGTGGATACTATCACGTTGACCCTGTGCGACGACACCGGCATGATAGCTACGCCCGCTTGCCCGCACACGCATCGCTTTACGTTCCGGCGCGGTGAGGAGCCTGCACAGCCGTGCACCCTGCACGGTTCACCACAGCCCTCCAGCCCGGACGTTCCTGACAGCACCGCCAGCCCGTCGTCTGAAGGCGAACCGCCTGCCACCACTGCCCCGCAAACGCCGGAGCCGGTGCCCCCGCCCGCGATGACCGCTCCGGGTAACGTCTCTGGCGGTGAGCCGGCGATGTTGCAGCCCCGCGTGAGCGAGCCACCGCCGGTGACCGCACCTGTGCAGCCGCGTCTTTCCGAACCCAAGGTGGTTGCTCCACCGGCTGAGGAAAAGGTTCGAATCTGTGCGGATTCTGGTCTGCTGGCGACGCGCTATTGCCCTGAGGTGGTCATCAAGAGTTTTGCTGCCAGCAAAGCACCCCGGAAGCGGTGTCCTCTACACCGTCCGCCTCCCGGAGAGGAGTAGCCATGCGCGGGCGTTTTGGGGTGGAGATACCTGCATCTCCTCAGGTGCCCCACTTCAAGCTGTACCTGGCGGTCATCGTTCTGGGCTTCGCGGCGCTGGTTCTGCGCCTGTGGTATCTGCAGATAGCGATGGGCGAGCAGCTGCTGGCGCAGTCGGAGAGCAACCGCAAGCGGTTTATCCGGCTGTTTGCGCCCAGAGGAATGATTGTTGACCGCGCCGGACGCACGCTGGCGATGAACCGCCCCGAGTTTGTTGTCAGCATCATCCCGGCGGAGGTGGGAAACGACGACTCGGTGCTGTATCGCTTAAGCCGGATTCTGGAGATGCCTCTGGAGGACATCCTGCAGGTGGTGGGCAACGCCAAACAGCGCGCCCAGCGGCTGTATCCCGTTCCTCTGGCAACAGGCATCTCTCTGGAAGTAGTGACGCGCATCGAGGAGAACCGCCTGTGGTTGCGCGGGGTGGATGTTAGCCCACAGCCGGTACGGTGGTACCCCGATGGCAAGCTGGCGTCGCACCTGCTGGGGATGCTGGGAGAGGTAGATGCTAAGGAACTGCAAACCCTGCGCGAAGTAGGAGTGTCACCCGGGGAGTACGTGGGAAAGATGGGGGTGGAACGGGTGCAGGAGGTGTGGCTGCACGGCAAGGCGGGGGGCAAGTGGGTGGAGGTGGACGCGCGAGGACGGCAGCGGCGTGAAATAGAAGAGGTGCCTGCCGAGCAGGGCGCGACGGTCATGCTTACCATCGACAAACAGTTGCAGCGAGCCGCTGAAGAGGCTTTTGGGAACAGAGTGGGGGCAGTGGTCGCTGTGGACCCCCGCACGGGCGAGGTTTTGTTGCTGGCGAGCTTTCCGCGCTTTGACCCCAACGCCTTTGCGCGCGGGGTGAAACCGCACGTTTGGCGTGAGATAGCGAACAACCCACTGCACCCCCTGCAGAACCGCGCCATCGGCAGCCGTTATCCGCCCGGCTCCACCTTCAAGATTGTGACGGCAGCGGCGGGGCTCCATTTCGGGGCGATTACGCCTTATACGGGCTTCTACTGCCCCGGCGCTCTGCAGCTGGGAAAGTGGCGGTTCCGCTGCCATCGCCGGCACAATGCCACAGACTTTATCAAGGCGATTGCTGCGTCGTGTGATGTCTACTTCTATCAAACGGGATTGCGGCTGGGCATGCCCAAACTGGCGGAGATGTCGCACGCCTTCGGCTTGGGGGAGCTGACCGGCATCGACCTCGTCGGCGAGAGCAAGGGCAACATCCCCACGCCGGAGTGGAAGAAAAAACGCT is part of the Bacillota bacterium genome and encodes:
- a CDS encoding PBP1A family penicillin-binding protein — translated: MASRPRKRPVTRPLRRRRRPIWQRLLIYLLLLVLLGIVVGGGYLVVLLVQVSKLLPSSEQIANLKPYVGTRILSQDGVVLATLTHERRELAKMSEFPKPLIDAVVAIEDSQFYQHRGISPRALFRAVWVNLREGRYAQGGSTITMQLARNAFLTQKKTFHRKIQEALLALQIEQHLTKEQIMETYLNEVYFGSGAYGAKTAARVYFNKPLHKLTLAECALLAGVIRRPSAYSPHENPELALRRRDRVLERMRMLGFINEQEYQEAKREPIRVVPLRRQGISFKAPYFVFHVLKQLMEDYGEDQIYREGLTVETTLNWQMQQAAEQALREGLAKYGRGSATQGAIIAIDPQTGFIRAMVGGVDFSRSQYNATTQGRRQPGSAFKPIVYCAAIDRGLLTPDSRIVDAPVSYPSYPKPYRPKNADGRYRGSVTVRQAIAYSINIPAVKTIAMVGPQTVIDYARKLGIQSPLEPNLSLALGSSAVRPIEMAVAYGVFASGGNRCEPVAVVRVRDREGDIIQENAPEITYGVIPESTAKTMDDLLKAPVRTPGGTAYRVLHDFPEARGKTGTTDEGRDAWFVGYTPELVTAVWVAREVEDPVKKQKAYLPMPRVFGGTVCAPIWKEFMSRAVPLQKEWLRKLEPGDVPQKPQQPESVDTITLTLCDDTGMIATPACPHTHRFTFRRGEEPAQPCTLHGSPQPSSPDVPDSTASPSSEGEPPATTAPQTPEPVPPPAMTAPGNVSGGEPAMLQPRVSEPPPVTAPVQPRLSEPKVVAPPAEEKVRICADSGLLATRYCPEVVIKSFAASKAPRKRCPLHRPPPGEE
- the mrdA gene encoding penicillin-binding protein 2, which produces MRGRFGVEIPASPQVPHFKLYLAVIVLGFAALVLRLWYLQIAMGEQLLAQSESNRKRFIRLFAPRGMIVDRAGRTLAMNRPEFVVSIIPAEVGNDDSVLYRLSRILEMPLEDILQVVGNAKQRAQRLYPVPLATGISLEVVTRIEENRLWLRGVDVSPQPVRWYPDGKLASHLLGMLGEVDAKELQTLREVGVSPGEYVGKMGVERVQEVWLHGKAGGKWVEVDARGRQRREIEEVPAEQGATVMLTIDKQLQRAAEEAFGNRVGAVVAVDPRTGEVLLLASFPRFDPNAFARGVKPHVWREIANNPLHPLQNRAIGSRYPPGSTFKIVTAAAGLHFGAITPYTGFYCPGALQLGKWRFRCHRRHNATDFIKAIAASCDVYFYQTGLRLGMPKLAEMSHAFGLGELTGIDLVGESKGNIPTPEWKKKRYKEGWYDGDTVNASIGQGFVQTTPLQMALVAAAVANRGTVMKPFVVKRIVRPDGTTIDTPPTVLKQIPLTPEQWRWIEEGMRAAVAGRGGTAHAANLPGIAVAGKTGTAEDPPRREPHAWFICYAPMDNPRIALAVVVEQGGHGGAVAAPIARHILETFFGITHTHTRADASATD